CGAGAGCGCGGCGAGCTCGCGCGTCTCGAGGCGCGCTCGGCGCACGTCTCCCGGAACGATTACGGCCGCCATCAGCCCACCTTCCACACGACCGAGAGCAGCTTCCAATTCACGAAGTAGTACGTGATGAACGCGGCGAGGAAGACGCCGACCAGCACCATCGTGCCCGGCGCGACGCCGAGCGCGTGCGGCGCGAGCGCCGCCTCGTCGCCGGCAACCAGCGCGCGCGGCGGCGAGATCAGACCGAGCGGGAGGCCTCAGCGCTCGCGCAGCGTTCGGGCCGAGGAAGCGGCCCACGATGAACAGATTGTCGAGGCGCCGCGAACGGATGCGCCAGCCTCGTGCGGCTCGCGTCCACTCGTCGACGTACACGCCGTGCTGTCAGCACGCTCATCGCGCCGTCGAGCTTCTCCTGCGCGTGGGCGAGGATTCCGTACGTCGTCGATCGCGCCGCATCACCGGCGAGATCGACGCGCGGCGTGGACATGTTGTGCTGCGTCACGCGATGAATGCGCAGCGACGCCTCGAGCCACGGCTTCGTGTCAGCGTACGCACGCGGCTTCAGCCCGAAGAAGTTGTAGTGGATCGTGGCATCCGCCAGAAAAATCGAGTCGAGCAAGTCGAGCTCGCGCTGATCGATGGCCGACGCGTAGCGGTAGATCGCCTGCGTGATCTCGGCGATGTCGGCAGCTTCGGCAGGCGTCACGCCAGAGTTCCTCCGTCCATGCGGATCGACTCGCCGTTGATGTGGATGCCGTCGTCCGAGCACAGCATCGCGACCACGCTCGCGACCACCTCGGGGCCGCGTGCGCTGTCGAGCGGAATCGCGCGCGCGACGAGCTTCCAATCCGCGTCCTTCGGGAGCAGGCCGCCGCCGCTCATCGCCGTGGTGATCGAGCCCGGGCAGATCGCGTTGCAGCGCACGCCTTTCTTGCCGAACTCGACCGCGAGCGTGCGCGTGAGTGCGAGCACGCCGCCTTTGCTCGTGCCGTAGGCGGCGCCATACGGCATGCCGGCGAGCGCCGACGTCGAGCTCGTGTTCACGATCGCGCCCTTCGTCAGTAACAAGTGCGGCATCGCCGCCTTGCACATCAGGAACGAGCCCGTGAGGTTGATGCGGATCACCCGCTCGAACTCGGCGAGCGAGATGTCGGCGAGATGCTTCAGCAGGAGCACGCCGGCGACGTTCACGAGCGCGTCGAGCTTGCCGAAGCGGTCGACGCAGGCCTGCACCGTCGTCTGCACCTGCGCCTCGTCGCCCACGTCGCAGGTCCGCGTAGCCACCGCCGCGCCGAGCGCGCTGCAGCGCTGTGCCGTCTCCTCCAGCCCCTCGCGCGCGACGTCGCACAGGAACAAGCTCGCGCCCTCGCTCGCGAGCCGCTCCGCGCACGCGCGCCCGATCCCGGCCGAGGCGCCCGTGATCAGCGCGACCTTGCCGTCGAATCGCCGCACCTCTTCTCCTCTAGCAGAAAAGGCGGGCAGCATGGCACACTGCTTCGTGATGGAGATGCCGCTCGCGAAGCTGCGCGTGCTCGATCTCACGACGGAGATCGCGGGCGCGTATGCGACCAAGCTACTGCGCGACGCCGGTGCGCACGTGATCAAGCTCGAAGACGGGGCTGCGCCCGATCCGCTGCGCGCATGGAGCGCGTCGCACGCGCCGCTCGCGCGAGGTGAAGACGGCGCGCTGTTTCGCTTCCTCGCGGGCGGGAAGCAGAGCGTCGCGGTGGAGCTCGCGAGCGGCGCGGGGCGCGCGCGGATCCTCGGGCTCGCGCGCGCTGCCGACGTGCTCGTCGAGTCGCGCGGACCGGGCGGCCTCGACGCGCTCGGCGGAGTCGCTGCGCTGCGCGAGGCGAACCCGCGCCTCAGCGTCGTCTCGCTCTCGCCGTACGGCCTAACAGGTCCGTGGGCGCGCGCGCCGCGGCCCACGACCGAGATGACGATGCAGGCGCAGTGCGGCGCCACGGGCTATCGCGGTCTCCCCGAGCGCGGGCCCGTGAGCGCGGGCGGGCGCATCGGCGAGTGGATGGCGGGGCCGTACGTCGCCCTCGCTGCGCTCTTCACGTGGCAAGCTGCGCGCATCACGGGCCGCGGCCAGCACGCGGACGTGAGCCAGTTCGAGAGCCTGCTGGCGACGCTCACCACGCTGCACGACTTGCAGGGTCAGTTCCTGCAGATGCCCGCGGCGATCTCGATCGATACGCCCTCGATCGAGCCCACTCGCGACGGTTGGGTCGGCCTCACGGCGTACACGGGCCAGCAGTGGAAGGATTTCTGCCTGCTGATCGAGCGCCCCGAACTCGGTGAGGACGAGCGCCTCTACGAAGCGCGCGTGCGCATGCAGCACCTCCGCGAGGTGCAGGACGCGATGCACGCGTGGACGAAGCGGCACACCGTGGCGGAAATCATCGAGCGCGCGAACGAGCTGCGCATTCCCGCGGCACCGATCGGCGACGGCAAGCGGGTGCTTGAGCTCGACCACCTGCGCGAGCGCGGCGTGTTCGTGCGCTCGCCGCACGGCGACTTCATGCAGCCGCGCGTGCCGTATCGCCTCTCCGCGTGCGCGCCGCGCCCTTTCGAGCGCGCGCCGAAGCTCGGCGAGCACAGCGTGAGCGCGCGCTTCGAGGCGCACGCGCCCGAGGCGGCGCCAGAGTGGTCGCGGCGCGCCACGAGCAATCTCCCGCTCTCGGGCCTGCGCGTCGTCGACCTCACCGCGTTCTGGGCGGGCCCGATCGTCACGAGCGTGTTCGCCGATCTCGGCGCGGACGTGATCAAGGTCGAGTCGATCCAGCGCCCCGACGGCATGCGCTTCGCCGGCGCGATCCGCAAAGACCCGCTCTGGGAGCGCGGC
The window above is part of the Deltaproteobacteria bacterium genome. Proteins encoded here:
- a CDS encoding nuclear transport factor 2 family protein, with product MTPAEAADIAEITQAIYRYASAIDQRELDLLDSIFLADATIHYNFFGLKPRAYADTKPWLEASLRIHRVTQHNMSTPRVDLAGDAARSTTYGILAHAQEKLDGAMSVLTARRVRRRVDASRTRLAHPFAAPRQSVHRGPLPRPERCASAEASRSV
- a CDS encoding SDR family oxidoreductase; translated protein: MRRFDGKVALITGASAGIGRACAERLASEGASLFLCDVAREGLEETAQRCSALGAAVATRTCDVGDEAQVQTTVQACVDRFGKLDALVNVAGVLLLKHLADISLAEFERVIRINLTGSFLMCKAAMPHLLLTKGAIVNTSSTSALAGMPYGAAYGTSKGGVLALTRTLAVEFGKKGVRCNAICPGSITTAMSGGGLLPKDADWKLVARAIPLDSARGPEVVASVVAMLCSDDGIHINGESIRMDGGTLA
- a CDS encoding CoA transferase, which translates into the protein MAHCFVMEMPLAKLRVLDLTTEIAGAYATKLLRDAGAHVIKLEDGAAPDPLRAWSASHAPLARGEDGALFRFLAGGKQSVAVELASGAGRARILGLARAADVLVESRGPGGLDALGGVAALREANPRLSVVSLSPYGLTGPWARAPRPTTEMTMQAQCGATGYRGLPERGPVSAGGRIGEWMAGPYVALAALFTWQAARITGRGQHADVSQFESLLATLTTLHDLQGQFLQMPAAISIDTPSIEPTRDGWVGLTAYTGQQWKDFCLLIERPELGEDERLYEARVRMQHLREVQDAMHAWTKRHTVAEIIERANELRIPAAPIGDGKRVLELDHLRERGVFVRSPHGDFMQPRVPYRLSACAPRPFERAPKLGEHSVSARFEAHAPEAAPEWSRRATSNLPLSGLRVVDLTAFWAGPIVTSVFADLGADVIKVESIQRPDGMRFAGAIRKDPLWERGAVFHGVNCNKRGITLNLDAPEGRELLLRLVDRADVLIENFSVRVMEHFGLSWDALHARNPRLVLTRMPAWGLDGPWRDRVGFAPNVEQVSGLAWLTGYEDMPLVVRGACDPFGGMHAAFATLLALEQRSHTGEGQLVELPLVEPALNAAAEQVIEWTKHGVLLERQGNRGPYAVPQGVYRCAEETGRAPQEQFIAIAVASDAQWQALRHVLGDPRALRDAALASAAGRRAAHDVIDAAIGAWCAARTSRDAEAALLPAGVPASVCIDAHALLPNAQLDARAAYTTLAHPVTGATRYPELPMRFESWPRPLRVAPPPTLGQHNEELLRELGLREEEIAELRAKRVIGERPAWL